GACGTCATTTGCCGCCAGAGCAGCCTGAAGTTGGGTCTGCGTCTTCATCCGCGCCAACCGAGGCTAGAACAGTAGGCGCTGATGCGATTGGCGTAGTGGTTGCACGGGCTTCCCAGTTTGGGAAGCTCACTCAACAATGGCCAGCCCTACGCGCTTTTCGGGAAGTGCCGCGCACCATGCTGGTTGCCACGCTCTTCACCTGCGGTTACGGAGTTTCCAATTATGTGATCATGGTTTTCCTGCCGACTTTCGGCCGTGAGTTTGCCGACATTCCGGAAGCAAGTGCGCTGCGGATCAACACGGCAGGACAATTCGTCGCGCTCATTGTGGTACCGCTGGCAGGCTGGGTTTCAGATCTCTGGATTCGACGGCGCACCATGTTATGGGGAGCGTTCCTCCTGCAGGCACTTGTCGCCTGGGAGTTATTCAATCTGGTTTTACATCGGAACACGGCAGGCTTGTGGACGGCGCAACTCCTTCTCGCCTGTCTGCTGGCAATCGTCATGGGCACAGCACCGGCGATGCTCGCCGAGCAATTCCCTCGCGGATATCGCGTGAGCGGTCATGCTGTCGTGCTAAACGTTGGTATCGGAATCGCCGGCGGCACCGCGCCGATGATTGCGGTCGCCCTCATTCGCGCGACCGGAAGCAGCATGGCTCCGGCCGTGTACCTCGCCGGCGCGTGCATGGTCTCAGTCATTTCAGTGCTGTTGCTGAAGGAGCGCAGTCGCGCAGCGTTGAAGCCAGTGTAGAAGAGCGCCTCTCCTTCAGCTATGGATAAAAGCCATTGAACATTTCAAGGTCTTCGCGGAGGGAATTTCTTCGAAGCTGCGGGCTAGGCAGCTTAGCGCTCGCTGCCAATCCGATCTTGCACTGGCAGGGTTTCGGCGCAGCGACAAAGCCGCCAATCGCCGGAGCGGCTCAGCGAACGCTTTTATTAGATCGGGACTGGATCTTCGGTGGAAGGGTGCGCGGCAATTCTTCCGCAAAGCAACTCGATGACTCTGCTTCAATCATCAGCCTTCCACATTGTGTCAGCGCGCTGTCTTGGCAAAACTGGGATCCTGCACAGTGGGAAGATCTCTGGATTTATCGCAAACGCTTCCAGCTCCCTGCGGAGTTGTCGGGGCTTCGCGTCTTCCTGCATTTCGATCGAGTGATGACCGGCGCTGAGCCCTCGATCAATCATCACAAACTCCCGCCGCACCTCGGAGGCTACCTGCCGTTCCAGTATGAAATTACAGATTTCCTGGCGCCGACCGACAACGTGCTCGACGTAGTTGTGGATTCCCGTTGGAGCAATGTGCCTCCCGAAGGATCGCCAGGCGGGCCATCGACAATAGATTATCTGGAGCCGGGCGGCATTCACGGTTCGGTGCGCTTAAACGCGGTTCCCGCAATTTTCATCCGCGATGTGTTTGCAAGGCCTGTTCATGTGCTCGACGAGACTCGAGCCATCGACGTCACATGCTCGATCGACGCAGCTGCCCTCGCTTCTGCTGAGCTACAAATCGAATTGAGGAACAGTGCTGGTCAGGTGCTCTCGCGGACGCGAAAGCAGGTAAGCATAGAGAAGGTTGGGCAAACTGAGGTAAAACTGGTTCTATCCCGCATTGGGAACATCTCGCTGTGGGACATAGATTCTCCTCAGCTATATGACGTGGTTTGCACGTTGTGGATCGATGGCAAACCAGCGCACGATTATCGAGTACGGATTGGATTCCGCGATGCTCGTTTCGAACTCGATGGATTCTTCCTAAATGGACGGCGTCTGCAACTCTTCGGTTTAAACCGGCATGAGTTGTTTCCATACGTCGGCGCTGCCATGCCGGCTCGAGTTATGCGCCGTGATGCGGAGATCCTGCGCAAAGATTTCAATTGCAACATCGTTCGCTGCTCGCACTATCCCCAGTCAGAAGCATTTCTCGATCGCTGCGACGAAC
This Terriglobales bacterium DNA region includes the following protein-coding sequences:
- a CDS encoding MFS transporter, which encodes MSPRTRVMLAGAIGNIVEWYDFGLYGLLAPVLASLFFPSHDRVAALLGVYGGFAVGFAIRPIGAVILGRVGDRKGRQFVLVLSVALMGVATVAIGVLPSYHAIGIWAPVLLIGIRLFQGFSVGGEFVGSVTYLVETAPAQRRGLAGSVANIGATIGMLVAAAAAALAETHASSFPQVWRIPFLFGGALAFAGYWLRRHLPPEQPEVGSASSSAPTEARTVGADAIGVVVARASQFGKLTQQWPALRAFREVPRTMLVATLFTCGYGVSNYVIMVFLPTFGREFADIPEASALRINTAGQFVALIVVPLAGWVSDLWIRRRTMLWGAFLLQALVAWELFNLVLHRNTAGLWTAQLLLACLLAIVMGTAPAMLAEQFPRGYRVSGHAVVLNVGIGIAGGTAPMIAVALIRATGSSMAPAVYLAGACMVSVISVLLLKERSRAALKPV